A stretch of the Methanofervidicoccus abyssi genome encodes the following:
- the comC gene encoding L-sulfolactate dehydrogenase — protein sequence MTLRISPEKEKELIIDILKSYGVSEEDAEITANIYVEADLKGFRSHGIGRFPQTVVGIEVGNINVNPDIKIIRESPAIATIDGDMGLGYVVGEKAMKLAIEKGKNIGIGVVATVNSNHFGIAGHYSEMALKEDLIGIVITNTDPAMAPFGGIEKILGTNPIAIAIKGKKHIYSLDMATSSIARGKILEAARTGKRIPENCAIDKEGNPTTDPKKALEGCILPFGGPKGYALALAIEMIAAIGGAEMGTKVRGTATPTERCTKGDLFIAIDPGFFGDKEKFMEKVDMLIEEIKNSKPVKNSKILIPGEIERMNMEKYRREGIEIDQVLYNRLKEICEKRGLDIEKYF from the coding sequence ATGACTTTGAGGATCTCACCTGAGAAGGAGAAGGAACTTATTATAGACATATTGAAAAGTTACGGTGTAAGTGAAGAAGATGCAGAAATCACCGCAAATATATATGTGGAGGCCGATCTCAAGGGATTCCGATCACATGGTATAGGTAGATTTCCCCAGACAGTTGTGGGTATAGAAGTAGGAAATATCAACGTCAATCCAGATATCAAGATAATAAGGGAGAGTCCTGCAATAGCAACCATTGATGGAGATATGGGGTTAGGTTATGTGGTGGGAGAGAAAGCTATGAAGTTAGCTATAGAGAAGGGGAAAAATATAGGTATAGGTGTAGTGGCAACTGTGAATTCCAACCATTTCGGTATAGCAGGCCACTATTCAGAGATGGCACTTAAAGAGGATCTAATAGGCATAGTGATTACAAATACAGATCCTGCAATGGCTCCTTTTGGAGGTATAGAGAAAATACTTGGAACAAATCCAATAGCAATTGCTATCAAGGGAAAAAAACATATTTACTCCTTAGATATGGCTACATCTTCCATTGCAAGGGGGAAGATATTAGAGGCTGCAAGGACTGGAAAGAGGATTCCTGAAAATTGTGCCATAGATAAAGAGGGCAATCCAACTACAGATCCTAAGAAGGCCTTAGAAGGTTGTATATTACCATTTGGAGGGCCAAAGGGATATGCCCTGGCCCTTGCAATTGAAATGATTGCTGCAATAGGTGGAGCCGAGATGGGCACTAAGGTTAGGGGAACTGCAACTCCTACTGAGAGATGTACTAAAGGAGATCTCTTTATAGCTATAGATCCAGGATTCTTTGGAGATAAGGAAAAGTTTATGGAAAAGGTAGATATGCTCATAGAGGAGATAAAAAACTCCAAACCTGTTAAGAATTCCAAGATACTTATCCCTGGAGAGATAGAGAGAATGAATATGGAGAAATACAGGAGAGAAGGTATTGAGATTGACCAGGTGCTTTACAACAGGTTAAAGGAGATATGTGAAAAGAGGGGATTGGACATAGAAAAATATTTTTAA
- the endA gene encoding tRNA-intron lyase: protein MMAKKPVVGILSGERIVVFNKEGISRLSAKRYGELNENFLSLSLIEGLYLLSKNSIKVKYKDRFLSFEELYNYAKEIDERLCIKYLVYRDLKNRGYTVKTGLKYGADFRLYSRENIEEIHSEYLVKVFSEDKPCSISELTGFVRVAHSVRKKLIIAIVDNDGDIVYYNMEYIRP, encoded by the coding sequence ATGATGGCAAAGAAACCTGTAGTGGGAATACTCTCTGGGGAGAGGATTGTTGTATTTAATAAAGAAGGGATATCCAGACTAAGTGCCAAGAGGTACGGGGAGTTAAACGAGAACTTTTTATCACTATCTCTCATAGAAGGACTCTATTTACTGTCGAAAAACAGTATTAAAGTTAAATATAAAGATAGGTTTCTGTCATTTGAAGAACTCTACAACTACGCCAAAGAGATAGATGAGAGGTTATGTATAAAGTATCTGGTGTATAGAGATCTAAAAAATAGAGGTTATACCGTAAAAACTGGACTTAAGTACGGGGCTGATTTCAGACTCTACAGTAGAGAGAACATAGAAGAGATACATTCTGAGTATCTCGTAAAGGTATTCTCCGAAGATAAGCCCTGTTCCATCTCAGAACTTACAGGGTTTGTAAGGGTCGCCCACTCTGTTAGAAAGAAGTTGATAATCGCCATTGTAGACAACGACGGAGATATCGTTTACTACAATATGGAGTATATAAGGCCTTAA
- a CDS encoding A24 family peptidase C-terminal domain-containing protein — MDILTIVYLINFVLLLIASYMDIKTKEVPHIVIILMLLINLSVGYYLFGLDAIFSFFATLILCLILGVGMGGGDVKIFTTLAPIFSYGDTILHVPIPILLLIGISAGIVALFPLINIFRKYWKSIVPISLGLSVFYGSLRYLFYRYKIPYASLLLWAYVIISIYISRKVPWYKKIINKLSYLTPIYLLGIYIVDKNYFINNNLLIFFVIYVFELILISLVIYALTGAEVSVKKPISQLKEGDILRDVIYIKDGVAKVEEAGMWKRFKLMLDMEMGKKGDYDKIILTDGDGLREEDIKLLQKLHREGNISVEELTLITTYPFVPFVVIGYLIVLILHYYFGVI; from the coding sequence ATGGATATCTTAACGATAGTTTATCTCATCAACTTCGTCCTCCTTTTGATAGCCTCATACATGGATATTAAAACTAAGGAAGTACCTCATATTGTCATTATCCTTATGTTGTTGATAAACCTTTCAGTTGGTTACTATCTCTTTGGATTAGACGCTATATTCTCTTTCTTCGCCACTTTGATACTCTGTCTCATCTTAGGTGTAGGTATGGGAGGAGGGGATGTAAAGATATTCACCACTTTGGCGCCAATATTCTCCTATGGAGATACTATATTACATGTACCAATACCTATACTTCTGTTGATAGGTATAAGTGCTGGAATTGTAGCTCTTTTTCCTCTGATAAATATCTTTAGGAAATACTGGAAAAGTATTGTACCAATTTCATTAGGTTTAAGTGTATTTTATGGTTCCCTGAGATATCTCTTCTATAGGTATAAGATACCTTACGCTTCTCTTCTCCTCTGGGCCTATGTAATTATCTCCATATATATCTCCAGAAAAGTACCATGGTACAAAAAGATTATAAATAAACTAAGTTATTTAACTCCTATCTATCTCCTTGGTATCTACATAGTAGATAAGAATTACTTTATAAATAATAACCTTCTGATTTTCTTTGTGATATATGTATTTGAGCTTATTCTCATATCCCTTGTGATATACGCATTAACTGGTGCCGAGGTATCTGTAAAAAAGCCCATATCTCAGTTGAAGGAAGGAGATATACTAAGAGATGTTATCTACATAAAGGATGGCGTGGCTAAGGTAGAAGAAGCTGGAATGTGGAAAAGGTTTAAACTGATGTTGGATATGGAGATGGGGAAAAAAGGAGACTACGATAAAATCATCCTTACAGATGGAGATGGGTTAAGAGAGGAGGATATAAAACTTCTACAAAAACTACATAGAGAGGGGAATATATCTGTAGAAGAGTTAACTTTAATTACAACATATCCTTTTGTACCTTTTGTAGTGATAGGATATCTAATAGTGTTGATACTTCACTACTACTTTGGAGTGATATGA
- a CDS encoding redox-regulated ATPase YchF: protein MAILGLVGKPNVGKSTLFNAMTEKAVDIANYPFTTINPNVGISYITTPCPCKELNLKCNPQNSKCIDGIRHIPVEVVDVAGLVPEAHKGKGMGNKFLDDLRQADAFVLVVDASGKTDLEGNPTENHDPVEDVKFLLKELDMWIYGILSKNWDKLARRGQQQKNIVKIIAEQLSGLNISEEDVKSAINTLSLDENPQRWREEDLQNLAGTLRKISKPMIIAANKADHPDAMENIKRLKEEFKDYIVIPTSAEIELALRRAEKAGLIKYDRVKNDFEIVSDSLNEAQRNALEYIREYLKKYGSTGVQEVLNRAYFDLLDMIVVYPVEDENKYSDKKGNVLPDSFLVKKGTTARDLAYMIHTEIGDKFIYAIDARKKMRVGADYQLKDGDIIKIVSAK, encoded by the coding sequence ATGGCTATCTTGGGACTAGTGGGAAAACCGAATGTAGGAAAATCTACACTATTCAATGCAATGACAGAGAAGGCTGTTGATATTGCCAACTATCCCTTTACAACTATCAATCCAAATGTTGGAATATCTTATATTACCACACCCTGTCCATGTAAGGAGTTGAATCTTAAATGTAATCCCCAAAACTCCAAGTGTATAGATGGTATAAGGCACATTCCTGTTGAGGTTGTAGATGTTGCAGGACTTGTTCCAGAGGCACATAAAGGGAAAGGTATGGGAAACAAATTCTTGGACGATCTAAGGCAGGCTGATGCTTTTGTATTGGTGGTGGATGCAAGTGGTAAAACAGATCTAGAGGGGAATCCTACTGAGAATCACGATCCTGTGGAAGATGTAAAATTTCTACTGAAGGAGTTAGATATGTGGATATATGGAATACTCTCTAAGAACTGGGATAAACTAGCTAGGAGAGGGCAGCAACAGAAAAATATCGTTAAGATTATCGCTGAACAACTTAGTGGTCTAAATATCTCAGAGGAGGATGTGAAAAGTGCCATAAACACTCTTAGTTTAGATGAAAATCCTCAGAGATGGCGTGAAGAAGATCTACAGAACTTGGCAGGAACCTTGAGAAAAATCTCTAAACCTATGATCATAGCTGCAAATAAGGCTGATCATCCAGATGCCATGGAAAATATTAAGAGATTAAAAGAGGAATTTAAGGACTACATAGTTATACCTACATCGGCGGAGATAGAACTGGCACTGAGGAGGGCGGAAAAAGCAGGGTTGATAAAATACGACAGGGTTAAAAATGACTTTGAGATAGTGAGTGATTCACTGAATGAAGCTCAGAGGAATGCCTTGGAGTATATCAGAGAGTATCTAAAAAAGTACGGTAGCACTGGAGTGCAGGAGGTTCTCAACAGAGCATACTTCGATCTCTTAGATATGATAGTTGTCTATCCTGTAGAAGATGAGAACAAATACTCAGATAAGAAAGGTAACGTACTACCAGATAGTTTTCTGGTAAAGAAAGGAACTACTGCAAGAGACCTGGCATATATGATACATACCGAAATAGGAGATAAATTTATATACGCCATAGATGCTAGGAAGAAGATGAGGGTTGGAGCAGATTATCAGTTAAAGGATGGGGATATTATAAAGATAGTATCTGCGAAGTAA